A DNA window from Engraulis encrasicolus isolate BLACKSEA-1 chromosome 3, IST_EnEncr_1.0, whole genome shotgun sequence contains the following coding sequences:
- the LOC134445428 gene encoding cytosolic phospholipase A2-like — translation MASLCSTLLLVLSALYVAAADLQVWGIRGYGIKGDMLSKPDPYVKVYCGSTFGGMTEFKTSDPNPIWSTSFRFPDGKVGNFLKLELWDRDLLFDNRLGTCKAMVKQNTSAKVTCSMRKGELEFYYGL, via the coding sequence ATGGCCTCCCTCTGCTCGACTCTGCTCCTCGTCCTGTCAGCGCTCTATGTGGCTGCTGCTGATCTCCAGGTGTGGGGCATTCGTGGCTACGGCATCAAGGGCGATATGTTGTCCAAACCCGACCCCTACGTCAAGGTGTACTGTGGCAGCACATTCGGTGGGATGACGGAATTCAAGACGAGCGACCCCAACCCCATCTGGAGTACGTCGTTCCGCTTTCCGGACGGCAAAGTTGGGAATTTCCTGAAACTGGAGTTGTGGGACAGGGACCTGCTGTTCGATAATCGTCTGGGGACCTGCAAAGCAATGGTAAAGCAAAACACCAGTGCCAAGGTGACCTGCTCAATGCGGAAGGGGGAATTGGAGTTTTATTACGGACTGTGA
- the si:ch211-214j8.12 gene encoding uncharacterized protein si:ch211-214j8.12, with translation MPLFRQLGESRRENEKRQVKTGKSKLRGKDPDATLTSLCLVNIVKNMNNVWAQDYAQNYMDQYFFRYIMGPFNPLPSELLEELLSVLSSRRLMTRAALHLLLLPQLRHLSLGHCPGLVTANLCGIIGARCQGLVSLDLSGAASVPSPVLSDLLGRLRSLRSLGLAGTLSDARVTEALPARCPSLRHLDVSRCHHLSPAGLLHLSPRHPATSPGGPGGGGLPHLRSLLALDVGFGEEEEDRQGAAAFLLLSLPWLERVALEGLGEACALLTDGGGGLQEVEGFSRRAGIPDLKELWAERLRGEERAGANGVTTTPPAAGTGGQQGEGEEESSFLLSAAQGNDCSRTQESDDEDAAEYEDKDEDEDEEEGEVKRRERPGHVFSNAVTMERTRDKEAASPEEARERHESTWQSPLLTLPLRQVQGVSFTTVGALAQLCPSVCALTLDCDPDGEPEAVSGARVAKALSRWSSSLRSLTLRFPGGALSEMARAVEPVGASLVSLTVEGVRADGVDPLLTLLRSCPQLTTLTIHMEPPSMHYDQEEEEEEEGGEGERQQDLQALPCLPRLSCLDMSFSFDPRQKKTVMSWRSLKVALLALLRGSPLLETVTLVAVPCPLDPLFLSVLDHALSSRNPALRHLKHLNLAHSDVSMATLSRLDVVGNGLSTLDLSGCWAVTRHDVSRLQRAGKGRRQTLNVTWT, from the exons ATGCCTCTCTTCCGCCAGTTGGGCGAGTcaaggagagaaaatgaaaaacgACAGGTGAAGACGGGAAAAAGCAAGTTGAGGGGCAAAGACCCCGATGCTACTTTGACCAGCTTGTGCCTTGTGAATATTGTGAAAAATATGAACAatgtctgggcccaggactatGCCCAGAACTACATGGACCAGTACTTCTTCAGATACATCATGGGCCCCTTCAATCCGCTAC CTTCGGAGCTGCTGGAGGAGCTCTTGTCTGTGTTGTCCTCGCGGCGCCTGATGACCCGGGCGGCCCTGCACCTCCTGCTGCTGCCCCAGCTGCGTCACCTCTCCCTGGGCCACTGCCCTGGCCTCGTCACCGCTAACCTGTGCGGCATCATCGGGGCCCGCTGCCAG GGTCTGGTGTCTCTGGACCTCAGCGGTGCGGCCAGCGTCCCGTCCCCAGTCCTGAGTGACCTCCTGGGCCGCCTCCGCAGCCTGCGCTCCCTGGGCCTGGCCGGGACCTTGTCTGACGCCCGGGTGACCGAGGCCTTACCCGCCCGCTGCCCCTCGCTCCGTCACCTGGACGTCAGCCGCTGCCACCACCTGAGCCCGGCGGGCCTGCTTCACCTGTCCCCGCGTCACCCCGCCACTAGCCCCGgtggccctggtggtggtggcctgCCTCACCTCCGCAGCCTCCTGGCACTGGATGTCGGGttcggggaggaagaggaggacaggcagGGTGCCGCGGCCTTCCTGCTGCTCAGCCTGCCCTGGCTGGAGAGGGTGGCCCTGGAGGGGCTGGGGGAGGCCTGTGCCCTCCTCACCGATGGAG GCGGAGGCCTCCAGGAGGTGGAGGGTTTCAGCAGGCGTGCGGGCATACCGGACCTGAAGGAGCTGTGGGCGGAGAGACTCCGTGGGGAGGAGCGCGCAGGTGCGAACGGTGTCACAACAACACCACCAGCGGCAGGCACAGGTGGACAGCagggggaaggagaagaggagagctctTTTCTTCTGTCTGCAGCACAGGGAAACGATTGCTCTCGGACTCAGGAGAGTGATGACGAGGATGCCGCTGAATATGAGGacaaagatgaggatgaggatgaggaagagggagaggttaAGCGTAGAGAAAGACCTGGGCACGTTTTCAGCAATGCAGTGACGATGGAAAGGACACGTGACAAAGAGGCAGCGTCACCAGAAGAGGCACGGGAACGGCATGAAAGCACTTGGCAGAGCCCTCTCCTAACGCTCCCCCTGAGGCAGGTCCAGGGGGTGTCCTTCACCACAGTGGGAGCTCTAGCCCAGCTCTGCCCCAGCGTGTGTGCTCTGACGCTGGACTGCGACCCAGATGGGGAGCCGGAGGCGGTCTCGGGGGCCCGCGTGGCCAAAGCGTTGTCCCGATGGTCCTCCAGTCTGAGGAGCCTCACGCTGAGGTTCCCGGGGGGGGCTCTGTCGGAGATGGCGCGGGCCGTGGAGCCCGTGGGCGCGTCCCTGGTGTCTCTGACTGTGGAAGGGGTGCGGGCAGACGGGGTGGACCCTCTGCTGACTCTGCTCCGCTCCTGCCCCCAACTCACAACGCTGACCATTCACATGGAGCCTCCCAGCATGCACTacgaccaggaggaggaggaggaggaagaggggggagagggagagagacagcaggaCCTTCAGGCTTTACCCTGTCTTCCTCGCCTGTCGTGTTTAGATATGAG CTTTTCTTTCGACCCACGCCAAAAGAAAACTGTGATGTCGTGGAGATCCCTTAAGGTGGCGCTGTTGGCTTTGCTAAGGGGCTCCCCTCTCCTAGAGACAGTTACCCTGGTGGCCGTGCCCTGTCCCCTGGACCCGCTCTTCCTCTCGGTGCTGGACCATGCCCTCTCCTCACGGAACCCCGCCCTCCGACACCTCAAGCACTTGAATCTCGCACACTCCGACGTCTCGATGGCAACCCTGTCGCGACTGGACGTCGTGGGCAACGGTTTGTCCACGCTGGACCTCAGCGGTTGCTGGGCCGTGACGCGTCATGATGTCAGCCGGTTGCAGAGGGCAGGTAAAGGGAGACGGCAGACGCTGAATGTCACTTGGACCTGA
- the LOC134445430 gene encoding cytosolic phospholipase A2-like: MASLCSTLLLVLSALYVAAADLQVWGIRGYGIKGDMLSKPDPYVKVYCGSTFGGMTEFKTSDPNPIWSTSFRFPDGKVGNFLKLELWDRDLLFDNRLGTCRAMVKQNTSAKVTCSMRKGELEFYYGL, translated from the coding sequence ATGGCCTCCCTCTGCTCGACTCTGCTCCTCGTCCTGTCAGCGCTCTATGTGGCTGCTGCTGATCTCCAGGTGTGGGGCATTCGTGGCTACGGCATCAAGGGCGATATGTTGTCCAAACCCGACCCCTACGTCAAGGTGTACTGTGGCAGCACATTCGGTGGGATGACGGAATTCAAGACGAGCGACCCCAACCCCATCTGGAGTACGTCGTTCCGCTTTCCGGACGGCAAAGTTGGGAATTTCCTGAAACTGGAGTTGTGGGACAGGGACCTGCTGTTCGATAATCGTCTGGGGACCTGCAGAGCAATGGTAAAGCAAAACACCAGTGCCAAGGTGACCTGCTCAATGCGGAAGGGGGAATTGGAGTTTTATTACGGACTGTGA